Below is a window of Komagataella phaffii GS115 chromosome 1, complete sequence DNA.
GGTTGCAGCCGGGTTGACTTGGCTCtgcttcttttctttcttatAATCTGGTTCGACATATCCTACAGGTGGGGCAAAATCAGTTTCCAAATCAGTTTCAATTACACAAATTCCGTGTGATGACGATTCTGGCTTGacttccaaaactttgattCCAAACACCTTATTGTTATAGCTGACTTCGACAATATCATCAACGGTTAAAGTGGTAAAGTTTCTAAGAACGTTTTCCAGAACGGCCTTCGGGTCAgaaatttccaagaagTCAACCGACTGAGGTTCAATCTTAACGAATGATCCTAATGGCAAATCACAGTTCTTAATCTTAAGCAATCCACCAGTTTGAATACCCAAGGTACTCATCATCCATTGCGGTAAATAAcatcttccttcttcagcaagaaaCTCTAGGACTCCACTGTGCGTGCttcttcctgtttcttGGTTTGTCAATTCAAACAGCATAGGGTAGCTGATATGCAACATGGTCAACTTGTGTAAAGTTGAAGGGGGTAAAAATATCTTTCCTCCAAAGTTAGCTACTTCTCTAGAGCTGCTACTTGGCATCATGGATACCGGGTAGCATCTGAAGTAGTCTTCGAAGCCCGAGGCCTGCTGAGCACGAAAGAAGGATTGACCGAGATTAGAAAACTAAATGTTAGACaccttgaaaaaagaacGAAAGATAAACGAATGTCCTCAATTGGAAGAGAGGTACTCTAGCAACAGTGAAAACCTTCAAAACTTACCATCAATTCAAGTCACCCTGACAATCTAACCTCTTAGCGATAGAAGAGGTTTGCCATCCGTGCGTTGAAATGCATAATAATGGTCGCGGCCCGCTGCTAGACGGAGCAAGCTTCAACTCTAGGCCAAGGCGCCTGAAgcaaaagatttgattcTGGGGAAGAAATAATGGATAGGACACTACCATCAAATGCAATACAACTGAGATTAGTGTAAGGTAAATAAAGGCACTACAAACATATAGCAATGGCCAAAACTAAAACCGTTGATAAAGAACTCGACCtagacgatgatgatgatgatctgtTTGAGGGAATTGACCAACTGAAAGAGTCTTTGGAGGCAGACGATcttgatgatgaggattATGAAGAGATATCCCAAGATTACGATAGCGATGATAATGCTCAAATGGGAGAGGTTTTGGAAGGACAATCggaaaactttcaaagaggAGATTatttatcatcatcaagaCCAATCTCAGCAAATCCTGCGATTGAATTGGgattttctgatgatgaagagctCGACCCTGATCtgattgatgatgatgctgaTTTCCGAGAAGCTCTTAGAGAAGCTTCCAATTTTAAGCCGAAGCGTAAGACCGGTGGTATGGCTGCCATGAAAAGACGCATGAGAAAGGATAGAGAACTTGATCCTGAAGTGAGAATGCTTTTATCTCAAGCTAATGAAGCATTTGTAAGAGGAGACTTACAAGTTGCCCAAGAGACGTACGGTGAGGttatcaagaaagattctAAAAGTTTCAGCGCTTATAAGACCTTAGGAGAAATTTACAAGATTCAAGGTCTTTTAAACAAGTGTGTAACCTTATGGATCATTGCTGCTCATTTACATTCCTGGGATTCTGAGTTCTGGTCCATGGTGGCTGAATTATCCTACCAGTTAGGACATACCAGCCAAGCTATTTACTGTTATTCAAGAGGAATTTCTGCAAGCGATCACAAGGATCTGAAAGCCATATTTGATAGAGCCGTAATTTATCGAGAAGTCGGTCAGTATGGTAGAGCTTCTgagagttttcaaaaattgtttCATATTATGCCTACAAATTCAactattttgaaagagctaGCTCTTGtttatttgaaacaaaaacgAATAAGTGATGCAATCGCATTGTATAAGAAGgtatttgaagaaaacaaaaattATCGACagttgattgaagaagaccCCACATCTTTTGAACGGTTACAAGTTCCGCAGTTTGGATGGTCAGAGTTGAATATCCTTTCTGAACTATGTAGCAAACAGGGGGCATGGAGAATGGGGATTTCTGATATTAAGACTATTGCACGCTGGATTCAGCGTCGTGaatctgaaactttttggCAGGATCAGAAGGATGATTCAGAATTTGATGACAGGAGACGCTCGATAGAAGCTTTTAAGGCCCTTCCAGAAGtagaaaaacaaaagagtCATAACTTGCCGATTGATATAAGGATTCAATTAGGATTCTTTAGGCTGCGTCTCAAAGAGAATGATGAAGCTTTAATTCATTTCGGTTATCTTATGGATTCTGCTATCGAGAATACAGCGGATCTTTATTTGGAAGTTGGaacttctttggaaaaaatcGGATTGTTTCACGAGgctttgaaatttctcTCACCATTATCAGAGCTAGAACCTTATCATAATGTGGAATTGATTATGATCATAGCTAGATGTTTAGTTGAGACCGAAGATTATACGCAAGCAAAAGCAGCTTACTTGTCTCTTGCTCAAAATGACCCAGATAATATAGATGTTTTACTATCTTTGGCAGAAGTATGTTTCCACTTGGGAGAAAATGAGGAAGCCAATCAACTatttgttcaaattgaatcaaagaaggaacAATTAGCTCtcgaagattttgaaaatgagGCAGATGAGACTATGGTTGACATAGGTTCAACTGGAGAGCCTGCTGAACCAATAATTGATCAAGCTTTGATTCTTGAGAGTAGTCGAAGAAAAGGGAAGAAACGGGACGTATACACCAAGGATGAAATTGCTGATATGGAACAAAGTGCGTTGGCTCGAGTTGCACATACCTACTCTCGATTGAAAAGGTTGGGGGATGAACCCAAGGAGAAGGGCAACTTTGTCATGAAAGCATGGCTTGAAATTGCTGCtgatttgattgaaatGTTCCTGCTTTCCAACATTTTCATATCTCGAGAGAAAGTCAAGCGATTCTTAGCACTGATGAACCGTAAGCGAACTCAGATGCTGAAAGTTGGGCAAAAGATTACGAGAATGAAATATGTTAGAGAGGAGACAGAACTTGCAAGACTTCCAGAGACAAAAAAGCTACGCAACACAGCTTCTCAGCTTGAGGAGTTCAGAGGATTGAAAATCTCAGAATGGAGTGATATATTTTTTAGATATTGCCTTGCATTAGCATCATATGATGACTCTGAGGAAGTATTAATGCTAGTTGAAGTTGTGAAGGGCATTGAAATTTTTACCAATACTAAACAAAAGACAACTCTGGTTAATTTGCTGCAACTGTCCGTTGCTCTCCAGATGGATGAcaatcaattgatcaactcAACTATAAGAAACTTATTAGTGGCATATCAATTCAACTCAGAGGTGTTCAGAATTTTCATGACCTTTAACAAATCTAGTAATGACGCCATAAATGTTTATTCTGATTCCATTAACTCCAAGTTTTTTCTGAGACAACTAAAAGCTCATGATTCTTTACGTCTAGGAAAGAAGATCGTGGGAATGGCTAACTTGGTGAATCAAGAGGTCGACTCAACTCGAATAAACCCCTACCTTTATCACATTTACAGTACACTGCTGTTTTCGAAGAGAAGTTATACATCTTCATTAGGATACGAAATCAAAGTTTACAGAGAGTTTCGGGAGGACCCGTTAATTTGTCTTATTATAGGGGTAAGTTATCTCAATCGTTCCATTCAAAGAGTGATTCCAAATAGACACTTTGAAGTTTTACAAGCTTTTACTTATTTCTTAGAGTATCAAGAAataagagaaaaaaaagatgGCTCCAAAGGGATTAAAATGGAGACAGTTTACAACATTGGAAGAGCATTCCACTTTTTGGGGCTTACGACCATGGCCATCCCGTACTATGAAGAAGTTTTAGCAATGGAGCCAGTGGAACCAGACTAtaatttgaaaatggagGCAGGCTATAACCTCGCCAATATATACAACATGGATGGAAATTTTCAAGCTGCCCGTAGAGTCATGGAGGAACACTTGGTGATAAACTAATTGTAGATTATATAAGATTTAGTTATCAATTCGCGGCCTTTAGTGCATCAAGGTTTAGTTATACGTTAGTCTCCCACCCAGATTCAATACTAGTAACTAATGCCTCCCATTGCAGCACCCGGTGTAAGTAAAGTAATGCCCTTCAGCTGACTTATAAGTGCTAACCATTCAGTTTCGCTTGAAGACATCATTGAAAATGGCGATCTCTAGACTACGTCATCTacaagagaagaaaagtgCCTTGACCAAACAACAGCGAAGGCAAATGGGAGATCTGTTaattcaaagaaaggaagaaagtGCCAGGATTCGTGTGGAAGGAATTATAAGAGAGGATATTTTGGTAGAACTATTGGAATATCTGGAACTGTATTGCGAGCTTTTGTTGGCCAGAATTGGGCTGATCAATGAATCACCCAAATGTGACCCAGGGCTAGAAGAGGCCGTTAAGAGTATCATATATGCCGCCCCGTTTACAGAGGTGAAAGAACTGATGACAATCAGGGATATCACTAGTCATAAGTATGGGAAGGAATTTGCTCAAGCTGCGTTAACTAATGAAGACGGCATCGTACCGGAAAAGATCGTGAAACGATGCTCAGTCCAACCTCCTTCTGAAGAGCTAATTGATCTGTATTTGGTTGAAATTGCCAAGACATACAATGCTCCCTTTTCCAAATTACCTCGGGCTGAAAATCCAGAATCAGAGCCCGATCTAGAATCTGAAGACGAAGACACCCCGAATGATTCTgaaaaaacaaagaagacaGCAGGACCTGTTTACGTGAAGAAGGGAGACCAAGATTTAgatgaattgaaaaagcGTTTTGAAGCTCTGAAAAGATAGATATTAAACCCCCAAATAaataaagagaaaggaaaCCATAAAAACACCAGGCATATATATACATACGAAATAAAAGAAACACCATAAACTCTTTCAGATCGAAAAGTCGTTATCGACTCCAACAGCAAACATTTCTTCATAAGCTTTACCCGTTAATAACGAACGCTTGTTAATAGCTCTATTGAACAAATCCATCTGTGTCAGAGGCATATCATAGCTCTTCATTAAGGACATGATCTTTTTGGAGAGACTAGGTTTCGTGGAACGCGATGCTGACTCCTTTATCTCCGTAGATTCAGGAACCAATGCCAAATTGACTTGAGCATGACAGCGATACTCTAATTGAGAAGGGTATTGTTTCATCTCAAGAGCATCCAATGGAGACTGTACTTCATCACCACTTTGTgcttcctcctcttctaaGCTCCCACATTCGAGATACTCATCTAATGGTAGTTCACCAGAAGGAACATGGCTCGTATCATCGATGTTGCAATCTCCATTGAAAACCAGCAATGGTGGTTTCTGCTTCTGCAAAGAATAGTTTTTGAATTGAGGTTTATCATTaagaagtgaaaaaaatccATCGTCGGCACTCATGGGCCAATAAGGTTCTGTTTTCACTGGTATGTTGGAAGCTAATGGAGAAAAGCTATCCGCTAGCATTGGAGattcaacaatttcaaccTCATCGTTATTTAGCAGGGGAGAAGAATGCGTCAAAGACATCATACAATCATCAATACGAGTGGTTGATTGGATATAGTTCAACATTCTATCAATGTGAGGCTCTTGTCCCGAAGTACGCACTATCAATTGTTCCTCTGCCTCACTGTCGGTTAACTCTGTGTTCGAATCATCGGTCAAGTCAGGTTGAGGAGAGGAAACTCTCTGATTGCTGGCTTTTGCCTCCTTGCCGCTTGATTTCTGCGATTGGAGCGATTTCAGCTGGAGAAGTCTTAATCTCCTCTGTTCCCTTAGGCTCATGTGTGGCTTTCTGGGTTCGATTGAAATTGAGAttggtttcaaatctgAGTTGCTTTGGGTGTTGATGTGTGAATTGGTGTCAGCGGATGTTGATTTGGAGGAACTGTTAGACTCTCCTGAACATCTTCGTTTGCAAGGTTTATTCTCTCCTTCGAGCTCTCTTGCTCTCTCTGAAAGACGACGAGTTCGACAAGATTTCCGTAAGAcaaccatttttcaatgaataATCTGGTACGACAAGGGTGGAAGGCAATTGGTAAGGAGTTGAATTGGGAATGTTTGATACTTTGGGtgatttggaagatgttggaaatttctttttgaaatgcATCCCAacgtttcttttttccagaaaaaaaatttattacattttctttctgaaaaattaattGGTGAATAAGAGATCGGCAGTTGAGAGAATGTCTTTCGTAGGAATGATATTGTCCAAATGATAGGAAGAATTGGCAGGAAATGGAGAAGGGACTCCTTGATATCTGCAATTAGGGGAAAAAATATTAAAAATTGAGTCCAAAATACTTGGCTGTCTTCAGGTTGTGCTTTTATCCAATTGGAATTAACAAATTTCTAAGCGcatgttttcaaaaattgaatTTATGGCTGAAGGAAACTCCAAAACAAGCTGAGAGAGATTTCCAAGTTCACAGGTGTACATCATATCGTCCGCAGGTCCACTCACTGacctcttcctcttcccCTGCTATTCACctatttcttctctttctcatcTCGTTCACAGCATCTTGTCACATCTTTGTTTCAATTATCGCACTAACCTCTTTGTTTCTCGAACATCGCACCTCCTTTTCGCCTGCAGTTAGGACTAGGAGAATTCTCCGCGAATGAGAGCTTCTCGTGTTGCACCTTggcaaaaaaaaaattcctcTCCACTAGAATCAGTTACCCTTCGCGATAATTACCTAGCAAGTTTCCCCAACATCCCTGTGAACACTATTACTTCCTTTGAATCTCCTCTTCACTACTCCTGTTGACTCCATCTACGAAAGACTACCTTCATGGATAGTAATCAATGGCCCAAGGCGGAGCGTCCgttccaagaaaatgaaatcttGGACTTTTCCAGCTTGGATAATATACTCGACACTGATACTgaatttggaagaagtaCCAGTAAACATGTACAACACACAGACCCCCCACTGCAACAGGACCAGTTGCTGACATACAATATAGACCAGGCGTCACAAAATACTCCCTCTCCTAACTTCTATCCTTCAAGCATTGATGTTAAGCAGTCTCTTTCAAAGGCTTTACCCGCCTCGCATAATGTCAAGTCCGAATCTCCACAACAGGCCGAGTACAACAGCAATGAGGATTCCAACAATCAATCCGAATCAAATATAAATACAGCGAAGTCCCGGAGGAGCTCAGTGGTGACAACTCCAGGTGGGACTATTGTTGAGCGCAAGCGCAGAGACAATATCAATGAACGTATACAGGACCTACTCACTGTTATTCCGGAGTCTTTTTTCCTAGACCCCAAGGATAAAGCAAAAGCTACAGGTACCAAAGATGGAAAGCCTAATAAGGGGCAAATTTTAACAAAAGCAGTAGAGTATATTCATTGTCTTCAACAGGATATTGACGATAGAAACCGTCAAGAGGTCGCTTTGTCcttgaaactcaaaaacTTAGAGATTGCTCATAATGTACCGGAAGAACGCAGAGAAGATTTAAAAAATACCTCTGCCGAAAAGGGCCTGGGTAGCATTGGTGTTGGACCACTAGCAGATTGAGGGATACATTCATGGACATTCTTCTCGGGCGCTGCAACACTACAACCACACTACTCCACCTTTTCactttttttccttctttttcaatttgtaTTTCTACAATATATAGTTTTAGTATGGGCAGGAGTCCTGACATAATAGAATGCCAGCGAGATGAGCTCCTTAGTTTCCTTTAGATAGATACAAATTTGTAGAAGACTCTTATGTCCTTAAAGTGAGGTGTTGTCCCGATGCCTGATTTAACCATCAGTATTAATCTCGCGCCTCAGTCAGTTCCTGTATCTCCCATCAAAACACTGCCAGCTAAACTCAGTTCTCTAGAAATGTTCAAGAGTACCCTTAATAAAATTCCAGGCGTCAACCTGGGGAATGACTATTCGATTCTTCCCACTACAATTCCACAGAGATCTGAACAATTTTCACCCTCATCTAGCTCAACCTTCAAATCAACATTTCAGAAATTCAATCCTTTCTCCACTGATGGCGATATTACTTTAGACAATGAAGACGTGGCTACTAGCGACCCTGGCATGTTTGAACTTTCAAGGTGGGACAGAATGCTAATATTCGCCGTTTTAATTGCTGGAAGCGCAGTTTGTTTCATCATTTGTGTCTTATTATTTCCCGTCCTCACAATAAAACCCACCAAGTTTGCTTTATTATGGACAATGGGTTCCGTTTTCTTCCTTGCATCCTTTGGGGTGCTTCAAGGGGCCAAAAACTATTTTATTCATCTGACATCTGCTGAAAGACTTCCCTTTACTATGGGGTATTTTGCAAGTATCACAGCGACTTTAGTATTCGCTGTTGTCTTAAAAAGCACTATACTAGTAATCCTCAGTTGTATAGTCCAGTTCATTGCCATGATATGGTATTTCATTAGTTACTTCCCAGGTGGCAAACATGGTCTGAGATTCACAAGTGGCATTGCAAGAAGTCAGGTGGAAAGTTGGATGAACTCATGAGCAGATGTATTCTATGTATATATACTTACCGATCACAGAGTTAGACTACTCAGGAATTTTTGGTTAGCATACGCTTCCATTTGGCTTCTGTCATCTAGTAAATCTTTTGTTTCAggaaaatttttcaacaatgttATTTTGACCACCTTCTTCAACGAATCAGGGACTTTATCACTGGATAAAACGTCAAAATTT
It encodes the following:
- a CDS encoding One of six subunits of the RNA polymerase III transcription initiation factor complex (TFIIIC), with product MAKTKTVDKELDLDDDDDDLFEGIDQLKESLEADDLDDEDYEEISQDYDSDDNAQMGEVLEGQSENFQRGDYLSSSRPISANPAIELGFSDDEELDPDLIDDDADFREALREASNFKPKRKTGGMAAMKRRMRKDRELDPEVRMLLSQANEAFVRGDLQVAQETYGEVIKKDSKSFSAYKTLGEIYKIQGLLNKCVTLWIIAAHLHSWDSEFWSMVAELSYQLGHTSQAIYCYSRGISASDHKDLKAIFDRAVIYREVGQYGRASESFQKLFHIMPTNSTILKELALVYLKQKRISDAIALYKKVFEENKNYRQLIEEDPTSFERLQVPQFGWSELNILSELCSKQGAWRMGISDIKTIARWIQRRESETFWQDQKDDSEFDDRRRSIEAFKALPEVEKQKSHNLPIDIRIQLGFFRLRLKENDEALIHFGYLMDSAIENTADLYLEVGTSLEKIGLFHEALKFLSPLSELEPYHNVELIMIIARCLVETEDYTQAKAAYLSLAQNDPDNIDVLLSLAEVCFHLGENEEANQLFVQIESKKEQLALEDFENEADETMVDIGSTGEPAEPIIDQALILESSRRKGKKRDVYTKDEIADMEQSALARVAHTYSRLKRLGDEPKEKGNFVMKAWLEIAADLIEMFLLSNIFISREKVKRFLALMNRKRTQMLKVGQKITRMKYVREETELARLPETKKLRNTASQLEEFRGLKISEWSDIFFRYCLALASYDDSEEVLMLVEVVKGIEIFTNTKQKTTLVNLLQLSVALQMDDNQLINSTIRNLLVAYQFNSEVFRIFMTFNKSSNDAINVYSDSINSKFFLRQLKAHDSLRLGKKIVGMANLVNQEVDSTRINPYLYHIYSTLLFSKRSYTSSLGYEIKVYREFREDPLICLIIGVSYLNRSIQRVIPNRHFEVLQAFTYFLEYQEIREKKDGSKGIKMETVYNIGRAFHFLGLTTMAIPYYEEVLAMEPVEPDYNLKMEAGYNLANIYNMDGNFQAARRVMEEHLVIN
- a CDS encoding Non-essential tetra-spanning membrane protein found mostly in the late Golgi, which translates into the protein MFKSTLNKIPGVNLGNDYSILPTTIPQRSEQFSPSSSSTFKSTFQKFNPFSTDGDITLDNEDVATSDPGMFELSRWDRMLIFAVLIAGSAVCFIICVLLFPVLTIKPTKFALLWTMGSVFFLASFGVLQGAKNYFIHLTSAERLPFTMGYFASITATLVFAVVLKSTILVILSCIVQFIAMIWYFISYFPGGKHGLRFTSGIARSQVESWMNS
- a CDS encoding Protein with a positive role in the multivesicular body sorting pathway; amino-acid sequence: MAISRLRHLQEKKSALTKQQRRQMGDLLIQRKEESARIRVEGIIREDILVELLEYLELYCELLLARIGLINESPKCDPGLEEAVKSIIYAAPFTEVKELMTIRDITSHKYGKEFAQAALTNEDGIVPEKIVKRCSVQPPSEELIDLYLVEIAKTYNAPFSKLPRAENPESEPDLESEDEDTPNDSEKTKKTAGPVYVKKGDQDLDELKKRFEALKR
- a CDS encoding multi-metabolic pathway regulator RTG1 encodes the protein MDSNQWPKAERPFQENEILDFSSLDNILDTDTEFGRSTSKHVQHTDPPLQQDQLLTYNIDQASQNTPSPNFYPSSIDVKQSLSKALPASHNVKSESPQQAEYNSNEDSNNQSESNINTAKSRRSSVVTTPGGTIVERKRRDNINERIQDLLTVIPESFFLDPKDKAKATGTKDGKPNKGQILTKAVEYIHCLQQDIDDRNRQEVALSLKLKNLEIAHNVPEERREDLKNTSAEKGLGSIGVGPLAD